The nucleotide sequence GACAAAGATACGTATTTTTTTACAGTGACTTGTTGACACCCTGGTGATAGTTCAAAGTGAAATGTATAATTAMATTTAATGGTCAACCTCCTTGGAGGTCTAATATACATCTATACAAAGACAACTGGGTTGGACTTTTTGTAGGTGACTGAACGAAGAAAACAACATTGTAATCCCACACTAATCTCATCGTCAAGTGTAAAAATCGTAARTTAAGATGTGTCACTGAACAGTCCCCTGCATCTCATTGCAGACACTTTAGTTAATTTTCTCTATGACGTATTTTTTCTTTGTGTCTTTTTWTTCTTCTCCATGCATACATCAGACAACGCATCGTAAACCtcatactcatcataaaaacatttttgtgcCATAAGTAACAAACTGAGAAAAAAAAGTCAAACGTACCAAAGACAAAAACGAGAGAGCGGCTTGGACCAGCCATGGTAAACATCTTGAAAACAAAAAATGATATTTGACAGAGAAGGACCAGTAATGTGAATCCACAAAGTCTAGGCACCAGAAGGAGACCCCTGCTTGCCCGGACCGACCCCACCCAGAAGCACTCTGACCTGGGGGCCGAAGTGCTGGCAGTCTGTTTGGGGGCCGGATGGGGGCCACTGCGGAGAGGACATTATGGCACCCCCTGAGGAACAAGGAGGATGACACCTCTGTCTTGGGTCCATACATTCCGACGCTAACATACATTTCTTTGTTTATTGATGGTTTGACTAAAAACTACCAACCTTCTTCCTTTCACATTTAAATTTCTACTTAGTTTCTTCAATGAATCGAGTGTCTCCTTACCGCTCGACTCAAGTACAGCCTTACCTAGCTACCGAACATTGTTTATTACCAACAGCCCTAGTTCTTAGATTACAACCGCGAAAAAACGATGACGAATTCGTTACTGGAATGAAACACTGAAATCTAACGCTctctaaaacaaacaaacaaattaaacgATGCCAGGAGTGATTGTCAGATCTCAACAAAGCTTTTTTAAATCATTGTGACTCCGTTTCTTGATTGTTGTTGTTCTAGAATAATTTTTGTCTGTTAATCTCTAAGGTGACGTTAATTCGTTTCACAAAGCGGTAGGCTAGCCATAGTCCCATTGGTCCATTAAGATTGGTAGCTGTAGTCCRATTGGTCCACTAGGATCGGGTGCCRGGTGGGCCCGAGGAGCTGTCCAATGACGACTGGGAAGCACGTCGAGTCAGGGAGGCTAGTGTGGGGTCCACTAAGGAGGAGGGTGGGAACAACTTGTACCAGCCAATCACTGTGCTTGTTAAGTCTAGTTCCTCCAATAGGATTTGTGCAACTCCCATGAAGCTTTTGTGGTCCATTCGTCCGTAGTCTCCCCAGACGATCACctaaaggagaaaaaaataaaaataaaaatctattgatTAAAACCTTTACAGCttaaatggttaaataaaggttaaataaaatgtcaattaaaataaaaaactggttTTAATATTATTCAGTCGAtgcatttatttaattatttgatTAAAAAGTGATTGAACTCTCTTTATGAAACAAGGCACGCTTTGACCCTCACCTGTAAGACTTTCCCCTGTGGGCTCTCCTCGAATTGCAGCGCTTGCTGGTACAGCGGGTCGAGCGTTTTCCGTGCAATCTTGGTTTTCTTTTTGGCTACATACGCTCCATTATTCAACAGATAGACCTTGACGTATGGAGCtgacgaaagaaagaaagaaataagaaaaaaagaaacaagagGCAGATAAGGATAAGGATAAGGATACTCTATTGTGGTTCTAAACATGGTCCGATTGAATTGTTTTCTCTAGGTGGGCGATTACATGGACCCAGATAAGACTACTCCTGgattaaaaagcactttcaatggactTCGCAGTGAATATTATTTTGTCTCAATGCAGTCCTCCACCCTTAGGTGGCGCTACCACCAGTGTCTCACCAGGGAGGGATTTGGATCCAGGCTTTTGTACAAGGCCCCGAGCTCTGATCACCTCCACCTCCAGCTGACCCTTCTTGTCCATCATCCCGATCTGAATATCACCTGGGAGGGAGAAGAAGTAGAACGAGTtgaccaaagatggtggataaatgaagatgtccGACTCAGGCCGTTCACTATAGATTATTTTTTCACAGTTCCGGCTTCCTATATGAACCAGTGCGATAGCAGCTGATGTCTCGCCTTCTGTTTTGTCTCTGGTTGACTAAACAGGAACTGGATTGAACCAATCAGAACAGGAAGTAGGCAGGAGATAAGGGAGATGTTCGACCACGTGATGGTCACCGTCGTGTTTTGCATTATGGGTATAAACATTCccaaaaatcatgtgatcaaaggt is from Salvelinus sp. IW2-2015 unplaced genomic scaffold, ASM291031v2 Un_scaffold9874, whole genome shotgun sequence and encodes:
- the LOC112079844 gene encoding regulating synaptic membrane exocytosis protein 3-like — its product is MAVEMTRNMSRQSSKESTNGTMNSCNSEGNLLFGGVRLGQPGNQFSDFLDGLGPAQLVGRQTLATPAIGDIQIGMMDKKGQLEVEVIRARGLVQKPGSKSLPAPYVKVYLLNNGAYVAKKKTKIARKTLDPLYQQALQFEESPQGKVLQVIVWGDYGRMDHKSFMGVAQILLEELDLTSTVIGWYKLFPPSSLVDPTLASLTRRASQSSLDSSSGPPGTRS